Below is a window of Plasmodium brasilianum strain Bolivian I chromosome 14, whole genome shotgun sequence DNA.
tgtatatattctatttatatatatataaataggatatataattttttttatagtgcCCACAAATAAACAATTACGATTTTTAGTATAGAGACATATCTTTACCTACGAAtgatgtatattatataatattatataatatattatttcgaTATATTGGATtgagttaaatatatattattaaatattatttttaattatacatcCCCATTTAAATATTGGAAAATGGGGATATGCTATACGTACCTTAGCAAAGAAAAtcatgtaattaaaaaaaaaaaaaaaacatatatatattatatatatatatataatatatatatatatatataaatgtgcaTTTTATAATGTGAAGAGCATTGCATAGTGTGCTAACGTATAACATACATAATGAGTACATCTGTTAAACTTCTCAACAAATGCTTGAGAATATAAGCTCTTCAACAAGTTTGATTAAATAAAGGCACGTTATTCATAAATACaagaaatatataaggaatatttcttgtaaaatttatttggtgtttttataaataatacaaccttaaaaaataataaaagaaagggGGGAAATTAGGAGTAAATAATGTGTGTTTTATGCTAAGGGTCATATATGATATACTTGTTTGTTTATGTGCGCATAAATAATAAGTGTCTTATTTGAAttgtataaaaatgtatgtgttatcatttaagaaaatttataaattaaaataatttggcgaaataaggaaaacattacaggtttttttttttcatgtaacaattaaatgtataaaatgaGAAATTAACCACATATGATGGTATTCTCTTGATGACAAATGCctataaacttttttttcttttgttgttcttctatcatatttttaattttttgtaaatttaaaaacaaagaTAACTTgtctaatttatttattatttcatttaattttgcttcatttttttttattttttcaattatcgAATTTATGCTCCCATTCCTAATTCTTTATacgaaatatatgtaatagttaagtgataaaaaatatgtctttttttttttttttttaacgacACATTAACATGTATTATAGGTTGCATTCTCATTATTATAAGATTAGAtgatgaaattttttaaaaaaaaggaagaaaagaagaaaaaaaaaaaagagcagcATCATATACGTGATGTGCGTGCGTATAACACTGATGTGCTCACTTACATGCATGTCTTATCTATTCATTAGTCTCCTTTGAAATTTTACGCATTTTAACATATTGatgatacatatatttttaacgtAAACACGTATACTACAAACATTCAGATCGCTTTATATCATATCACGTAAGCAGTGTTTAGgtaagttttaattttttaacctttttttatatacatatgtatttattagtCTTTTGTAACATGTGTGGTTCTatacaatataaaacataccaagacaataatttaaaatatgcgCAAGAGTCAAGAGGTTAACTACGTAGGACATTTCGTACAATGTCATGAATATAACAATAGAAGAGGAGGCAAGGATAACAACGAGGGTgatgaaaattatgaagTCAGTTCAAATAGCGAGGGTgatgaaaattatgaagTCAGTTCAAATAGCGAGGGTgatgaaaattatgaagTCCGCTCAAGTGTCCAGGGTAAAGAAAATGATAGAGTTCGTTTAAGAAGTAAGTATGATTTCTTTGTTAAAGGTAAAGGTCAAATTCCAAATGATAAAGAGAGCAACTTTTGCTATGAccacgtaaaaaaaaattgtagctatgatgaaaatgatgaagaTTATGATATTTCTGATAGTATGGAAAATACAgcgataaaaaataagaaaaataattttctaagTAACATAATATGTGAGCTAAATATGTCtcttaaaaatgatattgtCTGTGCTAAGGATTTGggtgaaaatattaaaatggttaaaaataatttgccaaaaataaaagtaggtaaaaaatatgttgaaGTTGGACGTTTAGGTATTTGGAAATTATCAAGTAGCAAATATAAATCtgatatgaaaaatttaaaagacaACAATGCTAATACGTACTGGCAATCATCTAGCCTAGGGCCACATACAATTACAATACAATTTATAAAGCTTACTAAAATTTCTAAAATttgtttactttttaattactCATTAGATGAATCTTATACACCATATGAAATAACGATAAACGTAGGAAGTGATGAAAATCATCTTGAGTTTCTTTGCAGTACCTTTTGtgatgtaaataaatatccCTTTAATGATCCTTTTTGGTTTATaattgatttaaaaaaattccattttttttcatatctttacaattttaaccaaaaagttttaaaaaagacaGATTTTATATACTGTCATTGCTTACAGATTTGTATATTATCTAGTCAACATTACGGGAAAGATACGCGCATAAGGCAGATCAAAGTCTTCAGTCcaaattatactttttataaatatgataaaatgcttacataaaaaaaaaatatagcataGTTGGAAATGCAAAacgtaataaaatatgtatgtgcacatatatatatatatatataaaactacCTAATATCAACACTTTTTtgtgaaaaatatgtattaatacttcatatataataaatccCACATGCTCCATAATGCGTGTAggtaaattaaaacaaaaacagtaacactttaaaaaaataacaaaatgttTAGTTCATAAAACAATAcaataattgaaaaattaattcattcTTCAAATTTGCAATGTGTAATTATTTACCAATATTTCGCCACtttagaaattttttaaaattatacgatatatatatatatatatatatatatatatatatatatatatatatacatatatgcgtgtgtacatttttttgctAGTTGTTCATTAAGtgaaattttacaaaatgttgatctctttttttatcagttgtcataatattcattttccATTTGCTCAAGAATTTTTAACTTATCTGACAATGTTGCATTTAATaaatcttcattttttttttttaaacgtTTTTCCAActcatcttttattttttcttcaaaaattaaagaattaattttCTGATTacgcatatatttttttttcgcacttttttttttttcattatttttgtatttattcttattattattcaaagAATTTTTCTGCTTTACATAACTTTcaaaattgataaaataattttctttatttttatcaaacgCTTTCTTATTAACTTTATCAACAATTTGTATGTTTTCCCCCAAAGAATCAGCCTCACTGTGttgattaaatttattacacAAATTTGAGTCGCAAAGGTTGTTGTGCATTCTCTCGTCGTAACAGTCACTTGGTATATTCTCGTCGTAACAGTCACTTGGTAAATTCTGGTCATAACAGTCACTTGATATATTCTCGATATAACCGTCTCTGCGCATATTTTCCTCGTAGCACTCACCATTCTCATTGTTATCATAGTAATCACTATtagaatttatattataactgTAGCTGCTCATAATATCATCATCGCCAATACAAGCACTATGATCATTTGCACTACTCCAACTTTCGTCAGGGTAATCCgacatttcttttttcgtaTCTCTGTCAGAGCTGGAAGATGAAAAAGAATTGGTTTCATATTCGTTTGTATTGTTTTCATACACGTCTTCTAGCACTATGACTTCAGATGTATCAATGTTACTGTTTTTAATgtcatataaataatctaTGTGATCATTTATGTTTAATCTTTGATCGTCTATAATATACAAATCATATTCGTAATTTTCTTTGTCCGTTTTATTATGTtgtttctcttctttttcgtCTTCGTTTCGTTCTTCATTGAATTCATTTatagaatttatattattattgttatcattattatctttttcatGCAATAAATCTAtatcaattattttatattttccttttttctctttattgTCTAAATCGACatattgaatattttgatttattattttatacttttttaaattatttatagttTCCCTTAAATCCTTTTCACAACCTCTCATAGAatgaaattttctttttttttctaaaaatgataaatcaCTACTACTGTTACTACAATTAAACTGTTcgtgttttaaaaatatattaatgcattcaacattttttttattaacatctATTTCTGGAATTACAGTATCAATGTGTTTGTAGAATAAACCATtgcatacttttttatttgactTCTTCACATAAATGGATGGAATGGTTGTATCatcaatttttctttttattcttattataatcttttcattttgttcctCCTGCTTCTTTTCAACGCCCTTATTTTCAGTGTccttgtacatttttttctaattcttttgaaaaaaggtgaatttggaaaaaaaataattttgaaaaatgtatatacaacTTTTCTGACTTTTtgacaaatttttaaaacaatattttttatattaccttttgcacatatttacatagtgattaattttaaatcaaataattttctattaatcATATAACTTCAATGTTTTATGTCTTTCACGAAGCATCCATTTTACGTAactacaataaaaaattttcacaGAAAATACAAATGCCATTTGGGTCTGTTATATAACCTCACGGATTTTCCCCACAGTATatgtgcttatatatatatatatatatatatatatatatattattcaatatttcatatcttcacatttaattttattttgtttgtgTCATGTgatgttatttatatgttttaaaagcaaaaaaaaaaaaaaaaatgtaaacagtTCTTCATACATTGCGTAATAGATAGTACATTTTcatgaaaatacaaaataagaaaataacaaATGGTTACGATcttaaaatgataaaaaaaaattgcttttaataatttttataaatgacaAAAAAGATGAGAAGTAatacgtatatgcatatatatatttatggaaCAGATAAACAacatgttcttttttttccaaacCACAGGtcattttatcaaaaaacaaaacgaaaaatattGGTTCGTCTcaacaattataataatatatatctacataAGAACAGATGGGCTGCACGTAGGGcgaatacatttataatatccCTCTATTCATTTTAATCAATTAACAAATATGCCTTTCctttttgatataaaaataaaagatatgtatatgtatacatatacatacataagtatgtatgtatttataagtatgtatgtattttttatttttgt
It encodes the following:
- a CDS encoding anaphase-promoting complex subunit 10 — protein: MRKSQEVNYVGHFVQCHEYNNRRGGKDNNEGDENYEVSSNSEGDENYEVSSNSEGDENYEVRSSVQGKENDRVRLRSKYDFFVKGKGQIPNDKESNFCYDHVKKNCSYDENDEDYDISDSMENTAIKNKKNNFLSNIICELNMSLKNDIVCAKDLGENIKMVKNNLPKIKVGKKYVEVGRLGIWKLSSSKYKSDMKNLKDNNANTYWQSSSLGPHTITIQFIKLTKISKICLLFNYSLDESYTPYEITINVGSDENHLEFLCSTFCDVNKYPFNDPFWFIIDLKKFHFFSYLYNFNQKVLKKTDFIYCHCLQICILSSQHYGKDTRIRQIKVFSPNYTFYKYDKMLT
- a CDS encoding hypothetical protein (conserved Plasmodium protein) yields the protein MYKDTENKGVEKKQEEQNEKIIIRIKRKIDDTTIPSIYVKKSNKKVCNGLFYKHIDTVIPEIDVNKKNVECINIFLKHEQFNCSNSSSDLSFLEKKRKFHSMRGCEKDLRETINNLKKYKIINQNIQYVDLDNKEKKGKYKIIDIDLLHEKDNNDNNNNINSINEFNEERNEDEKEEKQHNKTDKENYEYDLYIIDDQRLNINDHIDYLYDIKNSNIDTSEVIVLEDVYENNTNEYETNSFSSSSSDRDTKKEMSDYPDESWSSANDHSACIGDDDIMSSYSYNINSNSDYYDNNENGECYEENMRRDGYIENISSDCYDQNLPSDCYDENIPSDCYDERMHNNLCDSNLCNKFNQHSEADSLGENIQIVDKVNKKAFDKNKENYFINFESYVKQKNSLNNNKNKYKNNEKKKSAKKKYMRNQKINSLIFEEKIKDELEKRLKKKNEDLLNATLSDKLKILEQMENEYYDN